Proteins encoded by one window of Rhodococcus sp. OK302:
- a CDS encoding glutamate--cysteine ligase 2, with product MVERPAPLGHFTAGAPTLGVEEEFLLSDPHTGRPSLRNTEVAAAGQELGIDLQLELSRCQVETSTSIGSHIRDLRDQLCESRAVAADAAAHTGCQLLAVGTSMYDPPPDSITATPRYQQMAEQFGALTTGVMCGCHVHVGVEDREQGVQVINHLRPWLPTLLALTANSPISAGVDTGYASWRHILFGRWPSSGPPPYFESANDYDDAVATMLETAVILDPHMVYWYVRLSDHLPTVEIRISDVPATVEETMTFAALVHALVTTAMQAISRGESAPIVDQDVLHAACWRAARDGLSGRGLDIDRKHLVPARHLARRLLAHTGPVLAELGELEQVTASLASVLHHGNGAIVQHRTLARRGKVADVIDVAARRTFEGCVSQKGVVVKSGPSAQ from the coding sequence ATGGTAGAGAGACCCGCTCCACTCGGCCACTTCACTGCCGGGGCACCGACACTCGGGGTGGAGGAGGAGTTCCTCCTCTCCGACCCCCACACCGGCCGGCCGAGCCTGCGCAATACCGAGGTTGCAGCCGCCGGGCAGGAGCTCGGTATCGACCTTCAACTCGAGCTCTCCCGCTGCCAGGTCGAAACCTCCACCTCCATCGGATCCCACATCCGAGATCTCCGTGACCAACTGTGCGAATCGCGCGCCGTCGCCGCCGACGCTGCCGCACATACCGGATGTCAACTCCTCGCGGTGGGAACCTCAATGTACGACCCACCCCCGGACTCGATCACCGCCACACCGCGATATCAGCAGATGGCTGAGCAGTTCGGTGCCCTCACCACCGGCGTGATGTGCGGCTGCCACGTGCACGTCGGTGTGGAGGACCGTGAACAAGGGGTGCAGGTCATCAACCACCTGCGCCCGTGGTTGCCGACGCTGCTGGCGTTGACTGCGAACTCACCGATCAGTGCCGGCGTCGACACCGGCTACGCCAGTTGGCGCCACATCCTGTTCGGACGGTGGCCCAGCTCCGGGCCACCGCCGTACTTCGAGTCCGCGAACGACTACGACGACGCCGTCGCGACGATGCTCGAGACTGCAGTCATCCTCGATCCTCACATGGTCTATTGGTACGTGCGCCTATCGGATCACCTGCCCACCGTCGAGATCCGGATCAGTGACGTGCCGGCCACTGTCGAAGAGACGATGACATTTGCCGCGCTGGTACACGCCTTGGTCACCACCGCGATGCAGGCAATCAGCCGAGGTGAGTCCGCGCCGATCGTCGACCAAGACGTACTCCACGCGGCGTGTTGGCGAGCTGCCCGCGACGGACTCTCCGGACGCGGACTGGACATTGATAGGAAGCATCTGGTTCCCGCTCGCCACTTGGCCCGCCGGCTCCTGGCTCACACCGGACCGGTACTCGCCGAACTCGGCGAACTCGAGCAGGTCACTGCGTCACTTGCGTCGGTGCTCCATCACGGTAACGGGGCGATCGTGCAACACCGCACGCTGGCCCGTCGCGGCAAGGTTGCCGACGTGATCGACGTGGCCGCGCGCCGCACATTCGAAGGATGTGTCTCGCAGAAGGGGGTGGTGGTGAAGTCCGGGCCGTCGGCACAGTAA